One window of Scheffersomyces stipitis CBS 6054 chromosome 1, whole genome shotgun sequence genomic DNA carries:
- the TRX3 gene encoding thioredoxin (Thioredoxin Posttranslational modification, protein turnover, chaperones): protein MSSAPSKIQEIPDLAQFNKFIASGEKLTVIDFYATWCGPCKALEPIFELLAERVPEVQFGRVDVDQAQDVSTEYGISSMPTIIYFKNGAKVDTVIGANPPKIVQLISQHSGVDVASR, encoded by the coding sequence ATGTCCTCTGCTCCATCTAAAATCCAAGAAATTCCCGACTTGGCCCAGTTCAATAAGTTCATTGCTCTGGGTGAAAAGCTTACTGTTATCGACTTCTACGCTACTTGGTGTGGTCCTTGTAAAGCCCTCGAGCCTATCTTTGAATTGTTGGCTGAAAGAGTCCCAGAAGTACAGTTTGGCAGGGTCGATGTCGATCAAGCCCAAGATGTCTCTACGGAATACGGCATTTCTTCCATGCCTACTATTatctacttcaagaacggCGCAAAGGTCGACACAGTTATCGGAGCAAACCCTCCTAAGATAGTCCAATTGATCCTGCAACATTCGGGTGTCGATGTGGCCTCCAGATAG